The Muntiacus reevesi chromosome 7, mMunRee1.1, whole genome shotgun sequence genome includes a region encoding these proteins:
- the MLH3 gene encoding DNA mismatch repair protein Mlh3 isoform X9: MSTKTEENGEAGGNLLVLVDQHAAHERIRLEQLIIDSYEKQQPQGFGRRKLLSSTVSPPLEITVTEEQRRLLRCYHKNLEDLGLEIVFPDTSDSLVLIGKVPLCFVEREASELRRGRSTVTKGIVEEFIREQVELLQTTGGIQGTLPLTVQKVLASQACHGAIKFNDGLSFEESCRLIEALSWCQLPFQCAHGRPSMLPLANIDHLEQEKQTKPNLAKLHRMAQAWHLFGKEEGCDIGQSPQASMPPCELPREQNCCL, from the exons ATGAGCACTAAGACTGAAGAGAATGGTGAGGCAG GTGGAAACCTGCTAGTCTTGGTGGACCAGCACGCTGCCCACGAGCGCATCCGACTGGAGCAGCTGATCATTG ATTCCTATGAGAAGCAACAGCCACAAGGCTTTGGTCGAAGAAAATTACTGTCTTCCACTGTAAGTCCTCCACTAGAGATAACAGTGACAGAGGAACAAAGGAGACTCTTACG GTGTTACCACAAAAATCTGGAAGATCTGGGCCTTGAAATTGTATTTCCAGACACCAGTGATTCACTGGTCCTCATAGGAAAAGTACCACTCTGCTTTGTAGAAAGAGAAGCCAGTGAACTTCGAAGAGGAAGATCTACTGTGACCAAGGGCATTGTGGAG GAGTTTATTCGAGAACAAGTGGAG CTACTCCAGACCACAGGAGGCATCCAAGGGACTTTGCCACTGACCGTGCAGAAGGTGTTGGCATCCCAAGCCTGCCATG gGGCCATTAAGTTTAATGATGGCCTGAGCTTCGAGGAGAGCTGTCGCCTTATTGAAGCGCTGTCCTGGTGCCAGCTGCCATTCCAGTGTGCTCACGGCAGGCCCTCCATGCTGCCGTTAGCTAACATCGACCACTTGGAGCAGGAAAAGCAG ACTAAACCCAATCTTGCTAAACTTCACAGAATGGCTCAGGCCTGGCAtctctttggaaaagaagaaggatGTGATATAGGGCAAAGCCCGCAGGCATCCATGCCTCCTTGTGAGCTGCCAAGAGAACAGAATTGCTGTCTGTAA
- the MLH3 gene encoding DNA mismatch repair protein Mlh3 isoform X5: MIKCLSVEVQARLRSGLAICSLGQCVEELALNSIDAEAKCVAVRVNMETFQVQVIDNGFGMGSDDVDKVGNRYFTSKCNSIQDLENPRFYGFRGEALASIADMASAVEISSKKNKSMKTFVKLFQNGKALKACEADLTRPSAGTTVTVYNLFYQLPVRRKCMDPRLEFEKVRQRIEALSLMHPSISFSLRNDVSGSMVLQLPKTKDICSRFCQIYGLGKSQKLREINFKYKEFELTGFISSEAHYNKNMQFLFVNKRLVLRTKLHKLIDFLLRKESIICKPKSGSASRQMNSSPRPRSNPELHGIYVINVQCQFCEYDVCLEPAKTLIEFQNWDTVLVCIQEGVKTFLKKEKLFVELSSEDIKEFSEDNDFSLFSVSLQKQVSSDEKCGQVNFQEACNNIFDSYEMFNLQSKAVKRKTPVENISTQNSRDSEAIRKETNDSFLYTYKSNGPAHCKMAESSLQNEDSACSQSRNLEQETAGASESGENKKHQKFCLEHNSPENPCGTSSAMFGSPFQTLYHFEGSGEDLEIQKVSTTVNSMDANLLENNRIQNQPERFKDATEMECQPLSFETALSGEPSAQREEEKRKKPSTCGRINVFHYGQVKLCSTGFITHVVQNEQTKSTETEHLFKNYAQPGPVSAKETFGNRTLHSVETLNSKDLTSTLSKEFAQLPNKSLCRTNRSYGLENKHTAAYKNFSIFRESSKISHTGGLLPDTSSFSWGRHVSDGSKKTDKLIGPAKPILHKKLSLNSQLGSLEKFKRQYGKVKNPLNTEVEENNTLEITTNLGPQVEPDIPLKDKNHLDNSDICEITTMKYNDSNSSCQPVNHMFFSEKFPFSKEYDCLEQQMLCLTESTITPQELPHFNRKFLDVQKSPESLASKLSRLKGSERETQKAEMSHFNELPQLDSSRKDGDLSSGLTLDSCKLFKTEHKKTESDNIPMSDSVTQGNLFSKDSETYSNNNTTEKIPGNPLVLPCDHATVISKDSDVPIASRQQIGSPDSPSRMLMSRVEDSTANQNGTCFQSEESIARTFSGDEESNTCSLDWQQHFDVTLGRMVYINKLTGLSTFTAPTEDVRAACTKDLTTMAVDVLLENATGDDAFGPESLQSLFSEWDNPVFARYPEVAVDVSSGQADSLAVKIHNILYPYRFTKEMIHSMQVLQQVDNKFIACLMSTKTEENGEAGGNLLVLVDQHAAHERIRLEQLIIDSYEKQQPQGFGRRKLLSSTVSPPLEITVTEEQRRLLRCYHKNLEDLGLEIVFPDTSDSLVLIGKVPLCFVEREASELRRGRSTVTKGIVEEFIREQVELLQTTGGIQGTLPLTVQKVLASQACHGAIKFNDGLSFEESCRLIEALSWCQLPFQCAHGRPSMLPLANIDHLEQEKQTKPNLAKLHRMAQAWHLFGKEEGCDIGQSPQASMPPCELPREQNCCL, encoded by the exons ATGATCAAATGCTTGTCAGTTGAAGTACAAGCCAGATTGCGTTCTGGTTTGGCTATATGCTCCTTAGGCCAATGTGTTGAGGAGCTTGCCCTCAACAGTATTGATGCTGAAGCAAAATGTGTGGCTGTCAGGGTGAACATGGAAACCTTCCAAGTTCAAGTGATAGACAATGGATTTGGGATGGGAAGCGATGATGTAGACAAGGTGGGAAATCGTTATTTCACCAGTAAATGCAACTCCATACAGGACTTGGAGAACCCAAGGTTTTATGGTTTCCGGGGGGAGGCGTTGGCCAGTATAGCTGACATGGCCAGTGCTGTGGAAATTTCATCCAAGAAAAACAAGTCAATGAAAACATTTGTGAAACTGTTTCAAAATGGGAAAGCCCTGAAAGCTTGTGAAGCTGACTTAACTCGACCAAGTGCCGGGACAACAGTCACTGTATATAACCTGTTTTATCAATTACCTGTTAGGAGGAAATGCATGGATCCTAGACTGGAGTTTGAGAAGGTTAGGCAGAGGATAGAAGCTCTGTCACTCATGCAcccttccatttctttctctttgagaaATGATGTTTCTGGTTCCATGGTTCTTCAACTCCCTAAAACCAAAGACATATGTTCCCGGTTTTGTCAAATTTATGGACTGGGTAAGTCCCAAAAgttaagagaaataaattttaaatataaggaGTTTGAGCTTACTGGCTTTATCAGCTCTGAAGCACATTATAATAAGAATATGCAGTTTTTGTTTGTGAACAAGAGGTTAGTTTTAAGGACAAAGTTGCATAAACTCATTGactttttattaagaaaagaaagtattATATGCAAACCAAAGAGTGGTTCTGCCAGTAGGCAAATGAATTCAAGTCCTCGGCCTCGGTCTAACCCAGAACTCCATGGTATCTATGTAATCAATGTACAGTGCCAGTTCTGTGAGTATGACGTGTGCCTGGAACCAGCAAAAACCCTGATTGAGTTTCAGAACTGGGATACTGTTTTGGTTTGCATTCAGGAAGGAGTAAAAacgtttttaaagaaagaaaaattatttgtggAATTATCAAGTGAGGACATTAAGGAATTTAGTGAAGATAATGATTTTAGTTTATTTAGTGTCAGTCTTCAGAAGCAAGTGTCCTCTGATGAGAAGTGTGGCCAGGTCAATTTCCAAGAAGCATGTAATAATATTTTTGATTCCTACGAGATGTTCAACTTGCAGtcaaaagctgtgaaaagaaaaactcCAGTAGAAAACATAAGCACACAGAATTCTAGGGATTCAGAAGCTATCAGGAAAGAGACAAATGATTCATTTTTGTACACTTACAAATCCAATGGGCCAGCCCATTGTAAAATGGCAGAGTCATCTTTGCAAAATGAAGACAGTGCTTGCTCACAGTCAAGGAACTTAGAACAAGAGACAGCTGGAGCATCAGAATCGGGAGAAAATAAGAAACATCAAAAATTTTGCTTGGAACATAATTCTCCAGAAAATCCATGTGGAACCAGTTCAGCAATGTTTGGAAGTCCTTTTCAGACATTATATCACTTTGAGGGGAGTGGAGAAGATCTAGAAATACAGAAAGTAAGTACTACTGTTAATAGCATGGATGCCAACCTCctggaaaataacagaattcagAATCAACCAGAGAGATTTAAAGATGCTACTGAAATGGAATGCCAACCTCTGTCTTTTGAGACAGCATTATCAGGAGAACCTAGTgctcagagagaggaagagaaaagaaaaaaacctagtaCTTGTGGaagaataaatgtttttcattatGGACAAGTTAAATTATGTTCCACTGGCTTCATAACTCATGTGGTACAAAATGAGCAAACTAAATCAACTGAAAcagaacatttatttaaaaattatgctcAACCTGGTCCTGTGAGTGCCAAAGAAACATTTGGAAATAGAACACTCCATTCAGTTGAGACTCTAAACAGCAAAGATTTAACCAGCACTTTAAGTAAAGAATTTGCTCAACTGCCCAACAAAAGTCTCTGCAGAACAAATCGAAGTTACGGGCTAGAGAACAAACATACAGCAGCTtataaaaatttttctatttttcggGAAAGTAGTAAAATATCACACACAGGTGGCTTATTACCTGACACATCCTCTTTCTCTTGGGGTAGACATGTTTCAGATGGTAGTAAGAAAACAGACAAGTTGATTGGTCCTGCCAAACCCATACTTCATAAGAAGCTAAGCTTAAATTCACAGCTAGGATCTTTAGAGAAGTTTAAGAGGCAATATGGGAAGGTTAAAAATCCtctgaatactgaagtggaagaaaataatactttAGAAATCACTACCAATCTCGGTCCTCAGGTTGAACCTGACATTCccttgaaagacaaaaaccacttAGACAACTCTGATATCTGTGAAATCACTACTATGAAATATAATGATTCCAATAGTAGCTGTCAACCAGTAAATCACATGTTTTTTTCAGAAAAGTTTCCATTCTCCAAGGAATATGATTGTTTGGAACAACAGATGCTTTGCTTAACAGAAAGCACTATAACTCCACAGGAGTTACCTCATTTTAACAGAAAATTTTTGGATGTTCAGAAGTCACCTGAATCACTAGCCTCTAAATTATCCAGATTGAAGGGTTCTGAAAGAGAGACTCAAAAGGCGGAGATGAGTCATTTTAATGAATTGCCACAATTAGATTCCAGTAGGAAAGATGGTGACTTGTCCAGTGGGTTAACCCTAGATTCTTGTAAGTTATTTAAAACTGagcataaaaaaacagaaagtgacAACATCCCAATGTCAGACTCTGTCACACAAGGTAATCTCTTCAGTAAAGACAGTGAAACATATTCTAACAACAATACCACTGAGAAGATACCAGGAAATCCTTTGGTACTGCCCTGTGACCATGCTACAGTTATCAGTAAGGATTCAGATGTTCCTATAGCTTCAAGACAACAGATTGGAAGTCCTGACTCTCCGAGTAGAATGTTAATGAGTCGCGTGGAAGATTCCACAGCTAACCAAAATGGAACTTGTTTTCAGAGTGAGGAATCCATAGCAAGAACTTTTTCTGGAGATGAAGAGTCCAACACCTGTTCTTTGGATTGGCAGCAGCATTTTGATGTAACTCTGGGAAGAATGGTTTACATCAACAAACTAACAGGACTTAGCACATTCACTGCTCCTACTGAGGATGTTCGGGCTGCTTGTACTAAAGACCTGACAACTATGGCTGTGGATGTTCTGCTGGAGAATG CTACTGGGGATGATGCCTTTGGTCCTGAATCGCTTCAGTCTTTGTTCTCAGAATGGGACAATCCAGTATTTGCTCGTTATCCAGAG GTTGCTGTTGACGTAAGCAGCGGCCAAGCTGACAGCCTAGCAGTTAAAATTCACAACATCTTGTATCCTTATCGTTTCACCAAAGAAATGATTCACTCGATGCAG GTTCTCCAGCAAGTGGATAACAAGTTTATTGCCTGTTTAATGAGCACTAAGACTGAAGAGAATGGTGAGGCAG GTGGAAACCTGCTAGTCTTGGTGGACCAGCACGCTGCCCACGAGCGCATCCGACTGGAGCAGCTGATCATTG ATTCCTATGAGAAGCAACAGCCACAAGGCTTTGGTCGAAGAAAATTACTGTCTTCCACTGTAAGTCCTCCACTAGAGATAACAGTGACAGAGGAACAAAGGAGACTCTTACG GTGTTACCACAAAAATCTGGAAGATCTGGGCCTTGAAATTGTATTTCCAGACACCAGTGATTCACTGGTCCTCATAGGAAAAGTACCACTCTGCTTTGTAGAAAGAGAAGCCAGTGAACTTCGAAGAGGAAGATCTACTGTGACCAAGGGCATTGTGGAG GAGTTTATTCGAGAACAAGTGGAG CTACTCCAGACCACAGGAGGCATCCAAGGGACTTTGCCACTGACCGTGCAGAAGGTGTTGGCATCCCAAGCCTGCCATG gGGCCATTAAGTTTAATGATGGCCTGAGCTTCGAGGAGAGCTGTCGCCTTATTGAAGCGCTGTCCTGGTGCCAGCTGCCATTCCAGTGTGCTCACGGCAGGCCCTCCATGCTGCCGTTAGCTAACATCGACCACTTGGAGCAGGAAAAGCAG ACTAAACCCAATCTTGCTAAACTTCACAGAATGGCTCAGGCCTGGCAtctctttggaaaagaagaaggatGTGATATAGGGCAAAGCCCGCAGGCATCCATGCCTCCTTGTGAGCTGCCAAGAGAACAGAATTGCTGTCTGTAA
- the MLH3 gene encoding DNA mismatch repair protein Mlh3 isoform X2: MIKCLSVEVQARLRSGLAICSLGQCVEELALNSIDAEAKCVAVRVNMETFQVQVIDNGFGMGSDDVDKVGNRYFTSKCNSIQDLENPRFYGFRGEALASIADMASAVEISSKKNKSMKTFVKLFQNGKALKACEADLTRPSAGTTVTVYNLFYQLPVRRKCMDPRLEFEKVRQRIEALSLMHPSISFSLRNDVSGSMVLQLPKTKDICSRFCQIYGLGKSQKLREINFKYKEFELTGFISSEAHYNKNMQFLFVNKRLVLRTKLHKLIDFLLRKESIICKPKSGSASRQMNSSPRPRSNPELHGIYVINVQCQFCEYDVCLEPAKTLIEFQNWDTVLVCIQEGVKTFLKKEKLFVELSSEDIKEFSEDNDFSLFSVSLQKQVSSDEKCGQVNFQEACNNIFDSYEMFNLQSKAVKRKTPVENISTQNSRDSEAIRKETNDSFLYTYKSNGPAHCKMAESSLQNEDSACSQSRNLEQETAGASESGENKKHQKFCLEHNSPENPCGTSSAMFGSPFQTLYHFEGSGEDLEIQKVSTTVNSMDANLLENNRIQNQPERFKDATEMECQPLSFETALSGEPSAQREEEKRKKPSTCGRINVFHYGQVKLCSTGFITHVVQNEQTKSTETEHLFKNYAQPGPVSAKETFGNRTLHSVETLNSKDLTSTLSKEFAQLPNKSLCRTNRSYGLENKHTAAYKNFSIFRESSKISHTGGLLPDTSSFSWGRHVSDGSKKTDKLIGPAKPILHKKLSLNSQLGSLEKFKRQYGKVKNPLNTEVEENNTLEITTNLGPQVEPDIPLKDKNHLDNSDICEITTMKYNDSNSSCQPVNHMFFSEKFPFSKEYDCLEQQMLCLTESTITPQELPHFNRKFLDVQKSPESLASKLSRLKGSERETQKAEMSHFNELPQLDSSRKDGDLSSGLTLDSCKLFKTEHKKTESDNIPMSDSVTQGNLFSKDSETYSNNNTTEKIPGNPLVLPCDHATVISKDSDVPIASRQQIGSPDSPSRMLMSRVEDSTANQNGTCFQSEESIARTFSGDEESNTCSLDWQQHFDVTLGRMVYINKLTGLSTFTAPTEDVRAACTKDLTTMAVDVLLENGSQYRCHPFRSDLVLPFLPRAREERPVMRQSNRATGDDAFGPESLQSLFSEWDNPVFARYPEVAVDVSSGQADSLAVKIHNILYPYRFTKEMIHSMQVLQQVDNKFIACLMSTKTEENGEAGGNLLVLVDQHAAHERIRLEQLIIDSYEKQQPQGFGRRKLLSSTVSPPLEITVTEEQRRLLRCYHKNLEDLGLEIVFPDTSDSLVLIGKVPLCFVEREASELRRGRSTVTKGIVEEFIREQVELLQTTGGIQGTLPLTVQKVLASQACHGAIKFNDGLSFEESCRLIEALSWCQLPFQCAHGRPSMLPLANIDHLEQEKQTKPNLAKLHRMAQAWHLFGKEEGCDIGQSPQASMPPCELPREQNCCL; encoded by the exons ATGATCAAATGCTTGTCAGTTGAAGTACAAGCCAGATTGCGTTCTGGTTTGGCTATATGCTCCTTAGGCCAATGTGTTGAGGAGCTTGCCCTCAACAGTATTGATGCTGAAGCAAAATGTGTGGCTGTCAGGGTGAACATGGAAACCTTCCAAGTTCAAGTGATAGACAATGGATTTGGGATGGGAAGCGATGATGTAGACAAGGTGGGAAATCGTTATTTCACCAGTAAATGCAACTCCATACAGGACTTGGAGAACCCAAGGTTTTATGGTTTCCGGGGGGAGGCGTTGGCCAGTATAGCTGACATGGCCAGTGCTGTGGAAATTTCATCCAAGAAAAACAAGTCAATGAAAACATTTGTGAAACTGTTTCAAAATGGGAAAGCCCTGAAAGCTTGTGAAGCTGACTTAACTCGACCAAGTGCCGGGACAACAGTCACTGTATATAACCTGTTTTATCAATTACCTGTTAGGAGGAAATGCATGGATCCTAGACTGGAGTTTGAGAAGGTTAGGCAGAGGATAGAAGCTCTGTCACTCATGCAcccttccatttctttctctttgagaaATGATGTTTCTGGTTCCATGGTTCTTCAACTCCCTAAAACCAAAGACATATGTTCCCGGTTTTGTCAAATTTATGGACTGGGTAAGTCCCAAAAgttaagagaaataaattttaaatataaggaGTTTGAGCTTACTGGCTTTATCAGCTCTGAAGCACATTATAATAAGAATATGCAGTTTTTGTTTGTGAACAAGAGGTTAGTTTTAAGGACAAAGTTGCATAAACTCATTGactttttattaagaaaagaaagtattATATGCAAACCAAAGAGTGGTTCTGCCAGTAGGCAAATGAATTCAAGTCCTCGGCCTCGGTCTAACCCAGAACTCCATGGTATCTATGTAATCAATGTACAGTGCCAGTTCTGTGAGTATGACGTGTGCCTGGAACCAGCAAAAACCCTGATTGAGTTTCAGAACTGGGATACTGTTTTGGTTTGCATTCAGGAAGGAGTAAAAacgtttttaaagaaagaaaaattatttgtggAATTATCAAGTGAGGACATTAAGGAATTTAGTGAAGATAATGATTTTAGTTTATTTAGTGTCAGTCTTCAGAAGCAAGTGTCCTCTGATGAGAAGTGTGGCCAGGTCAATTTCCAAGAAGCATGTAATAATATTTTTGATTCCTACGAGATGTTCAACTTGCAGtcaaaagctgtgaaaagaaaaactcCAGTAGAAAACATAAGCACACAGAATTCTAGGGATTCAGAAGCTATCAGGAAAGAGACAAATGATTCATTTTTGTACACTTACAAATCCAATGGGCCAGCCCATTGTAAAATGGCAGAGTCATCTTTGCAAAATGAAGACAGTGCTTGCTCACAGTCAAGGAACTTAGAACAAGAGACAGCTGGAGCATCAGAATCGGGAGAAAATAAGAAACATCAAAAATTTTGCTTGGAACATAATTCTCCAGAAAATCCATGTGGAACCAGTTCAGCAATGTTTGGAAGTCCTTTTCAGACATTATATCACTTTGAGGGGAGTGGAGAAGATCTAGAAATACAGAAAGTAAGTACTACTGTTAATAGCATGGATGCCAACCTCctggaaaataacagaattcagAATCAACCAGAGAGATTTAAAGATGCTACTGAAATGGAATGCCAACCTCTGTCTTTTGAGACAGCATTATCAGGAGAACCTAGTgctcagagagaggaagagaaaagaaaaaaacctagtaCTTGTGGaagaataaatgtttttcattatGGACAAGTTAAATTATGTTCCACTGGCTTCATAACTCATGTGGTACAAAATGAGCAAACTAAATCAACTGAAAcagaacatttatttaaaaattatgctcAACCTGGTCCTGTGAGTGCCAAAGAAACATTTGGAAATAGAACACTCCATTCAGTTGAGACTCTAAACAGCAAAGATTTAACCAGCACTTTAAGTAAAGAATTTGCTCAACTGCCCAACAAAAGTCTCTGCAGAACAAATCGAAGTTACGGGCTAGAGAACAAACATACAGCAGCTtataaaaatttttctatttttcggGAAAGTAGTAAAATATCACACACAGGTGGCTTATTACCTGACACATCCTCTTTCTCTTGGGGTAGACATGTTTCAGATGGTAGTAAGAAAACAGACAAGTTGATTGGTCCTGCCAAACCCATACTTCATAAGAAGCTAAGCTTAAATTCACAGCTAGGATCTTTAGAGAAGTTTAAGAGGCAATATGGGAAGGTTAAAAATCCtctgaatactgaagtggaagaaaataatactttAGAAATCACTACCAATCTCGGTCCTCAGGTTGAACCTGACATTCccttgaaagacaaaaaccacttAGACAACTCTGATATCTGTGAAATCACTACTATGAAATATAATGATTCCAATAGTAGCTGTCAACCAGTAAATCACATGTTTTTTTCAGAAAAGTTTCCATTCTCCAAGGAATATGATTGTTTGGAACAACAGATGCTTTGCTTAACAGAAAGCACTATAACTCCACAGGAGTTACCTCATTTTAACAGAAAATTTTTGGATGTTCAGAAGTCACCTGAATCACTAGCCTCTAAATTATCCAGATTGAAGGGTTCTGAAAGAGAGACTCAAAAGGCGGAGATGAGTCATTTTAATGAATTGCCACAATTAGATTCCAGTAGGAAAGATGGTGACTTGTCCAGTGGGTTAACCCTAGATTCTTGTAAGTTATTTAAAACTGagcataaaaaaacagaaagtgacAACATCCCAATGTCAGACTCTGTCACACAAGGTAATCTCTTCAGTAAAGACAGTGAAACATATTCTAACAACAATACCACTGAGAAGATACCAGGAAATCCTTTGGTACTGCCCTGTGACCATGCTACAGTTATCAGTAAGGATTCAGATGTTCCTATAGCTTCAAGACAACAGATTGGAAGTCCTGACTCTCCGAGTAGAATGTTAATGAGTCGCGTGGAAGATTCCACAGCTAACCAAAATGGAACTTGTTTTCAGAGTGAGGAATCCATAGCAAGAACTTTTTCTGGAGATGAAGAGTCCAACACCTGTTCTTTGGATTGGCAGCAGCATTTTGATGTAACTCTGGGAAGAATGGTTTACATCAACAAACTAACAGGACTTAGCACATTCACTGCTCCTACTGAGGATGTTCGGGCTGCTTGTACTAAAGACCTGACAACTATGGCTGTGGATGTTCTGCTGGAGAATG gATCTCAGTACAGGTGTCATCCCTTTAGAAGCGACcttgttcttcctttccttcctagaGCTCGGGAAGAGAGGCCTGTGATGAGACAGAGTAACAGAG CTACTGGGGATGATGCCTTTGGTCCTGAATCGCTTCAGTCTTTGTTCTCAGAATGGGACAATCCAGTATTTGCTCGTTATCCAGAG GTTGCTGTTGACGTAAGCAGCGGCCAAGCTGACAGCCTAGCAGTTAAAATTCACAACATCTTGTATCCTTATCGTTTCACCAAAGAAATGATTCACTCGATGCAG GTTCTCCAGCAAGTGGATAACAAGTTTATTGCCTGTTTAATGAGCACTAAGACTGAAGAGAATGGTGAGGCAG GTGGAAACCTGCTAGTCTTGGTGGACCAGCACGCTGCCCACGAGCGCATCCGACTGGAGCAGCTGATCATTG ATTCCTATGAGAAGCAACAGCCACAAGGCTTTGGTCGAAGAAAATTACTGTCTTCCACTGTAAGTCCTCCACTAGAGATAACAGTGACAGAGGAACAAAGGAGACTCTTACG GTGTTACCACAAAAATCTGGAAGATCTGGGCCTTGAAATTGTATTTCCAGACACCAGTGATTCACTGGTCCTCATAGGAAAAGTACCACTCTGCTTTGTAGAAAGAGAAGCCAGTGAACTTCGAAGAGGAAGATCTACTGTGACCAAGGGCATTGTGGAG GAGTTTATTCGAGAACAAGTGGAG CTACTCCAGACCACAGGAGGCATCCAAGGGACTTTGCCACTGACCGTGCAGAAGGTGTTGGCATCCCAAGCCTGCCATG gGGCCATTAAGTTTAATGATGGCCTGAGCTTCGAGGAGAGCTGTCGCCTTATTGAAGCGCTGTCCTGGTGCCAGCTGCCATTCCAGTGTGCTCACGGCAGGCCCTCCATGCTGCCGTTAGCTAACATCGACCACTTGGAGCAGGAAAAGCAG ACTAAACCCAATCTTGCTAAACTTCACAGAATGGCTCAGGCCTGGCAtctctttggaaaagaagaaggatGTGATATAGGGCAAAGCCCGCAGGCATCCATGCCTCCTTGTGAGCTGCCAAGAGAACAGAATTGCTGTCTGTAA